Genomic window (Ananas comosus cultivar F153 linkage group 1, ASM154086v1, whole genome shotgun sequence):
TTTGGAGCGCAAGGGTAGTGTAGGGTTTAGAAGCCCCGCAACCGGCTATGGCATCAAATGAAGAGACTACTATCTGCATCTGATGGTAATATTGTCTGTATCTTCGATCAACCTGGAGTTGAGGTTAAGAAATGAGATGTTATCGAAATGTAGAGCTATGAAAGGTCTTCAATGTGATCCTATTACTACAGTTCTTATGTCATCAATAGTGAAATAATCCAGTCTTAGACCACAGAAAatttttgcattttcttttaaaatagctTGATCAGTTTAGAACTTGTTGACAGTTATGAGAACCCCATCTAAGACATACGCATTTCATGATTCTCATCCATACAAAAGGTCAAAAAGACTGCATTTCCAGaaatttttgatgtttttggtgagtgtttttctttttaattcaaatatgaacaaattaatattaataggTAACTCTCATTCAACAATTTCTAAGTCCAACATTCGCATCAAGATTGTCTACATAGTACCATTTGTTACTGAACACAAAAGCTGTCGCCATCCATGACAAGATAGGCAGTTTGGCAACTTGTCCTCATTGTATGCCATACCAAAACACATGCTAAGCATACAAATCAGTTAACGCTCTTGGATCGACAGAGCtttggattttcttttctttttcatttcaagaacgccaaaaaaaaaaaaaaaaaaaaaaaaaaaaaaaaaaaaaaccagaaaaACATAATTAGTACGATATGGAAGCAACATCTGGCAGCAAACAATTAAGACAATAAATCTGATGGCACATAGCAGCAAATGAAAAGTAGCGGTGACTAGAGTTGCTCAAAATGAAAGAATCACAAATTAAGAAGCAATGGCTTTGAAGGTTTGACTCAAACAGAGTGTTATGAAAAATCAACTCTAATCAAACACCAAGTAGAAGGGGATAGAAAACACACCTCATCCAACATAGCCAATAGTTTGGTCACTTTGTTCTGAAGGTCCTGCCTCTCTGCAGGAGAGAGCTCACTCAAATCATCCGCAGTATCCTCTTGCGGGTTTGAACTTGCTCCCTCCGCCTTCGACCCCCCATCAGTATCCTTACAAGTATTGAGGCTTTGACTTTTATCCTCCTTTTTCTTCAACGTTTTTCTCACATTAGCTACTTCATCTAGTAATTCTTGTGCTGCCTTGAGATACTTCGAATTTGGAATTGAGCTTGCGAGAGTGGAGTATCCATAAGGAGAGACATTCATATGTACTTGTTTGGCTTTCATATTATCCTCTCCGCAAGACCCAGTATTTCCCAAAGATGATTGATTCGGGGCAATAAAAGAGATGTCCGCACTTGTTGGCTGGTACTGATAATTGGGCAGAGGAATTTGAGTACCGAGACTAAGTGATAATCCCTGGTTGTTTTGCATGGCTGAGACATTTGGCTGCTGTGAAGAGAAGCTCTGACCATTTAAAGTGATTAATTGTGGCCTTAAACCCATCTGAGTATCATCAGATAGAGGATTTTGAGCAAGATTTTCCGATCGATTTGCTGACCCATCGATCATTCGCATAAAAGACATCTCGTTTCTTCGAGAATTGAAAGTATGGTCAGCCATTTGAGAAGGAACCATATTTTGAGCTCCTGTAAATGAAGATTGTGAAACAACAGTGGATGGAGCCGGAAGAAGGACATAGTTGTGCTGAGATTCAGAATTGCCAGCCAATGAATCTGAATATGgagtagaagaagaaaaattaaggTACGGCAAGTTCCCCTGAGCCGATGATTCCATATACGAAGCGTTTGCGGGGTCCCTTAGGCAAAGATTTGGGACCGAATTTCTTTGGTTGGTAGAGCTCGAATAGAACGTCGCCATTTTGTTTCCTCTCCCTCTACTTTTATCAGGTTAGGTTCTTTTGAAGAAAAACAATTTGTGATGAAAAGACATCAGAATAGTTAGGTGAGGAAGTATCTGCCGTCGTCATGGGCTTTAAGATGCCTTCTTTTGAAAGCCGTGAACTTTGATCTTTCATGAGGAGTCGGCTGCAAGAAATTGAGCAAAGAGAAAAAGGTGAAGGAATATACACGAAAGAGAGTTCTCTAAAACAGCACTATTACAGGACAAGGTATAATTGGCATTTGATATATCACTAAAACCTCGTTAACTAATTGGATTGCCTATTGGAGACAACACTCAATTCATAAAACTATAATTCCCACAACAATTGAACACAACATAATAAATTCATCGAGGAACTCTTATTTCATAGAGCTGATTTCGAAGAGTGCAAAAAAATTACGCCAGGATGAATTCAGAAAACAAAATTCATGAAGAAGAGCATAGCCACAGATAGGGCAAGAATAACTCGAAAACTAGAGTGAATACCGCAGCTCAGGCCTCTATCGAATAGTGATCGAAACTCGAAAGCATAATCAGAGATTCACCACTCCTAATTGTTCAAGCACTGCAATAATAGAAGAAGTTAGCTTTAAATCAATCTGGACTCTGGAGAAAGAATTAGGCATTAACAAGAGAAACTACAATAGATAAAAGCTATTCCTCAAGCATATGCCAAATATTTACGAATTTCAAAGTACGAATTCCTAATATTTTGAGGGGCGAATCAAAGATACTTCTAGTTTATCACATAGAGGGAAACAAACACCAATTATTTACTATCAAACCCATCTCACATAAATTTCCTCTTTTTTGGGGGAGTTTGAGGtaaagataaatttatataattctgAGGCAACATACACATGCATGaaccaaaaggaaaaagaaagagacccaaaggggaaaaaaaaaaaaaaaaaaaaaactcctcaGAAACCAAATTTTTGATAAAGAAGTAAAGCAACTAACAATAGAGCTCATTAAACCCCAGGAGCTTGTTGGAACCAATTATTATCTTGAAAAGGAGGCAACTTTTCTTCTAAAAACCACAAAATTGGGATTTATGCACCCAGAAACAACAAAATGGCAATAATTATAGAAATTCAGAAACAAGGAAGTGTAGAGAAGCATCTAAAGCACAGGAAGAAGCAATAAAGTTGCCAATTTACCCCNTGATAcctggtagagagagagagagagagagagagagagagagagagagatgttgcaAAGAAGGGCCTTTTTTAGAGTTATGGGGAGCAAGGAAGGGGAAAGAAATTCACAAGCTTATCTTTTGTGTGTGAAATCCTCCTAATATGGAGACAAAAGCCCATGCCAAGGGAttaaagaaggagaaaaaagacACCTTTCCTTGCCTGCTCTATTGGAAAACTCACACTACCTACACCAGCAGCCTAATTActccatacaatttttttttaaaaaaaaaccaaacaatttttttatattattgttttttttgttgcttctacccctctctctctctctctctctctcgtcacAGTAGCATCATCAAAACCCAACATTCTATCTCTGCACGTGACaagtacacacacacacatctcTCCCTCTTTCATTTCTCTATTGTTTTATGAGTTTTTACTTCACTTTTTATCAAAGACTCAAATAAGTACCTTAAAATCTCCTTCACCCCTTTGGGAGTTGGTACTGGTTTTGTTAAGGTGTTCTATCTCCTAACAACCAGTTGGTAGACCTAAATCTTCTCTTAAGCCCTCTCTTTTAACcactatatatatctctctttctctctctctctctctctctatcaagAAATTATTGCCTAAACGCGGTCCACAAGGATCATCTACCGCCCGGTCATCCGCTCTCCATTTCATTACTCCCGTCAGttttaattactttaataaaaaaatttagattttaaaaaatttaaaatactatcAATTTTACAAATGATAAAATGAAGAAAAGATGAATcgtctattaaaaaaaaaattaggtgaATTAagtctagatatatatattatatatatatatatattcttttttctctacttTTCATAAAATCATCCTCTCAACTTTGGTAAGTATTGATGATACCTCACAATCCAAACTAGCAAAGGATGTCAACAGGGTGGATTCGGGACGAATTTTCAAACATTCGAATCCCAATCTGGACCCAAATCCAAACTTGAAATCCGAACTCGAATCTAAGTCTGACGGATTTtaaatatccatatccaaacccaaacccgaaaattCGAATtggaaataattattttttttcaaaatttcaaaatttattacattaaatctaaatttttaaaataaaaatttagatataacatcatatttttatatacatattctataaaatgtaaaataaatttgggcTCCGGCCACGTTCGGATTTGTGTTCGGAttgggtacagtcaaaattcaaatttgaaaccatATCCGTTAAGTATCGGATAAATTCGGCCTCTTTGAGCATgaataaaatttcgaatatccatattcattaacatccctaacccaaatcatataaaataaaggGATTCATGCTCTAATCAACCCTTATTAAAAGGCCTTACCCCCACCCTAACCATCCCTTATTAAATTGGTGGGTGGATTGCTTTAGAATAAGGCCAAGGCAACTGTTGTGTTGATTGGTTagcatttctctctctctctctctctctctctctctctctctctctctctcttccatgTAAGCACCCCTTGGTGGGTCCCTTGCTGATGATGTTGTGACATGTGTTGATTCAACATCACACCCTCTTGTATTCTAGTgcaatttctcttctctaatAATAAACACCTACTGTATCAGCGGGCCTTCAACTAACGTattattgtattaaaaaaatattatttttatgaaaacttttaaaagtcttaatttttttttcttttgccacCAACAATATCTTTCGGTTTGCTACTATTTCAGAAGTTAGAATAATCGAACTCTGaacctttaaatttttttgaaaatttcgaACTTTTTGATTGTCAGATATTTTACTTGAGGTTACTGCAGATTAAAGTAGAAGGGTCATTCAGCCTGGCCAAACGGATACGCAACTCTTTCACCAATTATATATTCTCGATTGTTGAAATATCTATTCAATGTGCCTAATTGCATACCCTCTTTATTAACTTGTAGAATTTTTTGCAACAAATAGTTTCTTTCAGTTTGCTGCTATTCAAAAGTTAGAATAATCAAACTCTAAACCTTTAATTTTGGATCGAAATTTCAAACATTTTGATCGTCAGATATTTTACTATAGGTGACTACAGATTAAAAGTAGAAGTGTCATTCAACTTGGCCAAACAGATACGCAACTCTTTCACCAATTATATATTCTCAACTGTTGGAATATCTATTCAATGTGCCTAATTGCATACCCCCTTTATTAACTTGAGGAATTTTGCAGCCAATAGTTTCTTTCAGTTTGCTTCTATTTTAGAAGTTAGAATAATTGAATTCTAAACctttaattttgtattgaaatttcaaactttttgatTGTTAGATATTTTACTAGAGGTGACTGCAGATTAAAAGTAGAAGTGTCATTCAACTTGGCCAAACGGATATGCAACTCTTTCACCAATTATCTATTCTCGACTGTTGGAATATCTATTCAATGTGCCTAATTGCATGCCCTCTTTATTAACTTGCAGAATTTTGCAACCAACAGCTTCTTTCCGTTTGCTGCTATTTCAAAAGTTAGAATAATTGAACTCTAAAcctttaattttgtatcataaTTTCGAACTTTTTGATTGTTAGATATTTTACTAGAGGTGATTGTAGATTAAAACTAGAAGGATCATTCAGCTTAACCAAACGGATACACAACTCTttcaacaattatatattctcGATTGTTGGAATATCTATTCAATGTGCCTAATTGCATACCCCCTTTATTAACTTGCAAAATTTTGCACCCAACAATTTCTTTTAGTTTCCTGCTATTTCGAAAGTTAGAATAATTGAACTCTGAACctttaattttctatcaaaatttcaaactttttaattgTCAGATATTCTACTAGAGGTGACTGCAGATTAAAAGTAGAAGCATCATTCAGCTTGGCCAAAAGGATACTCAACCCTTCCACCAATTATATATTCTCGACTCTTGCTCATATTTTAGTTCTGTACTGGTGCTGTATATTCAGACACATCATTGGAGTTGAACTAATGAAAACGCACTGATGTGTCGACCGATGATTAGTCGAATCTTCTTTAGTTGCGTGTCCCATATCAGCCTAACAAACAGAAGATACTAAAcatttagttaaataatacatgGCAAAGGTCacaaatctagggtttagagATTGTCTATAGAGTGACAAATGTGGGGAATCATTAATACATTTATTAAGGATCAAAGCGCGAAAtgcaccgaccgtccctaaagcaaatggtaaagggcttggtggttggtacccgagacccaagttcgaatcctagttgattcacatttctagctaagtttatttctaatgaaataaacgaagcgggtagcgtgctacctatctctcaaaaaaaaaaaaaagcgcgaAATGCTTTGAGATACATGATAATTGGcgaaaataaacaacaaatGAGACGAAAAAGAAGTTTCATAACACCTTAAATCCAGGAGGATTACTTTAAATTAATGTCAAGTTGCAAATAGTAcgaatatttaataaaagatTCATAATCTTTTAGCGCTTAGAGAATGATCCGACGCTCAGTTAAacttttctctatttttatgAGATCTGAAAAGGTAGAATAAAATTCATTGTCACTTTTAATAAGCAAACTTAAGATTAAAAATATGTCAAATCGcacttattttttgttttgctaTTCCTGGTCGCTTCACAAACTAACCATTGTTTTCAAGTGACAAATTTGTTAGCACTATTTACGCAATAACTTTGGTAGTTCAAATTGAAACTACAATTGAAGCCAAAAATGCCAACAAGTTAGATAAAATAACGTACCAATCTTACCTAAacttagaaaaacaaaaaaacaatgcCAAAAACACCCCACAATCACTTGAAATCCGTTAATATATAATGTCAACACCATAATACAATTCTTTTTATTAGGCTTGTTCTTGATGGGCCTTTATTTTCTTCCAGATTCTTTCTCGTCTTTATTGTTAGTTTGGAGTACTTCATTTGCAAACTAATCTACTATTATTAGTAAAACTTAGCAACATAGTTTAATCTACTATTGTTAGTAAAACTTAGCAACATAGTTCCAAACGTGTTAGTTAAGTTGTACATATGCATGTGTATTTCTATTATCAATTTATCATCTTACTTTTATTATTAGCATGTGACAACACAGTCAATTTACTATCTAATGCCTTTATCACGTGAATATATGAAAGTATACTCAAGAATAGCGCTGGTACCATCTAAATACTATTGTAAGTTGACAAAAAGGGGCCTTTCACATCACAAATTAAATGAACTTAAATAATTAAGTATTGAGTTGgaatgcttttaaaagcagcAAATTTTCAGTACTCATTAGTTTTGGACCTTTGgagcaaaaattaataattagaattCCTCCTTAGTTTTGGACCTTTGGAATTTTCAAGTACTCATTAGTTTTTGACTTTTGGAGCAAAAATCAATAATTGAAATTTCTCATTATGCAAGATCCAAAGAGCAAAAAGGTTGATCTGAGAGCCAAAAAATTAGTAATACTAAAAACTTAGTGCATCTTAAAGCACTCCAATTGGACTCGTAATTAATATTGGAGTGTGACAATAATCATCAATCAAGATGATTTATCTACgaatttataattaagctaCGCAATTTCGCAATAAAATCGGGCTTGCATAAAATACGCTTCCAAATTTCGGAGAGAAATTCAATAATTTTCAGGATTAATTGAAAAAACTGTTTTGAAATCATATGTCGGAGAATTCACATCCCGTAAAAGATCATCGTCCCCTAATTAAATATTTCTCTTTTGTGATTTGCACATGTTTGTTGTTTAACTAGTTAGGTACGAGAACTACTCAGTAACTCTAACAAAATTCACCATAGTTTAAGTTTCCAAAATCAAAACCTATGTGAAGCTAAGGAAACACAGATTCTAATTATTGTAGCCTAATCAGGGAGTTGGATACGGAGATCAATTATGCAGTGACGATAATGTCAGCAGTAGTGATCGATTGGTGAAGGAGTCATTAATTAGTCATATTTCAGGAAGTAACGATCTT
Coding sequences:
- the LOC109705116 gene encoding BEL1-like homeodomain protein 7 isoform X1 — protein: MATFYSSSTNQRNSVPNLCLRDPANASYMESSAQGNLPYLNFSSSTPYSDSLAGNSESQHNYVLLPAPSTVVSQSSFTGAQNMVPSQMADHTFNSRRNEMSFMRMIDGSANRSENLAQNPLSDDTQMGLRPQLITLNGQSFSSQQPNVSAMQNNQGLSLSLGTQIPLPNYQYQPTSADISFIAPNQSSLGNTGSCGEDNMKAKQVHMNVSPYGYSTLASSIPNSKYLKAAQELLDEVANVRKTLKKKEDKSQSLNTCKDTDGGSKAEGASSNPQEDTADDLSELSPAERQDLQNKVTKLLAMLDEVDRRYRQYYHQMQIVVSSFDAIAGCGASKPYTTLALQTISRQFRCLRDAINSQIQATRRSLGEQDTSSKGNGGISRLRYIDQQIRQQRAMQQFGMMQHNAWRPQRGLPESSVSILRAWLFEHFLHPYPKDSEKLMLARQTGLTRSQVSNWFINARVRLWKPMIEEMYKEELGDAQIDSNSSSDNQSKGRNDMQNSDDCGNLQSPATEKCATSQLSSYSKVDFAPTMNPNLTNQNHNVGGSILLQEALNHSDGNSRLMAYQMAELGHYGNGGVSLTLGLQHNNGSFLGSAPIVADAEEYGYMNMEDRRERFGSSHLLHDFVA
- the LOC109705116 gene encoding BEL1-like homeodomain protein 7 isoform X2; this translates as MATFYSSSTNQRNSVPNLCLRDPANASYMESSAQGNLPYLNFSSSTPYSDSLAGNSESQHNYVLLPAPSTVVSQSSFTGAQNMVPSQMADHTFNSRRNEMSFMRMIDGSANRSENLAQNPLSDDTQMGLRPQLITLNGQSFSSQQPNVSAMQNNQGLSLSLGTQIPLPNYQYQPTSADISFIAPNQSSLGNTGSCGEDNMKAKQVHMNVSPYGYSTLASSIPNSKYLKAAQELLDEVANVRKTLKKKEDKSQSLNTCKDTDGGSKAEGASSNPQEDTADDLSELSPAERQDLQNKVTKLLAMLDEVDRRYRQYYHQMQIVVSSFDAIAGCGASKPYTTLALQTISRQFRCLRDAINSQIQATRRSLGEQDTSSKGNGGISRLRYIDQQIRQQRAMQQFGMMQHNAWRPQRGLPESSVSILRAWLFEHFLHPYPKDSEKLMLARQTGLTRSQVSNWFINARVRLWKPMIEEMYKEELGDAQIDSNSSSDNQSKGRNDMQNSDDCGNLQSPATEKCATSQLSSYSKVDFAPTMNPNLTNQNHNVGGSILLQEALNHSDGNSRLMAYQMAELGHYGNGGVSLTLGLQHNNGSFLGSAPIVADAEEYGYMNMEDRRERFEGG